Within Triticum dicoccoides isolate Atlit2015 ecotype Zavitan chromosome 1B, WEW_v2.0, whole genome shotgun sequence, the genomic segment aagccccacccgtgccgtcctccttgatgggCACCTTCTTAGTCTCTAGTGGTGCGGCTCTGGACtttttgctcttgccggtggagctctctggcacgtcctcaatgggagcgcaacaccctgaagaggtgtgcttgccggagtgggtgcgaggggtctcgccagTCTTCTTCCCTCTTGGagctccgtcggcaggagcaggtgccttagcggcagctgctgcaactacttcccggtagagttggtcggcgcaaatcagcgcatccttcttgtcggaggggacggtgatgatgttcatcggcccaggcatcttcaacatgttgtaggcgtagtgtgaacccgccatgaacttggctagtgtcgggcgaccgaggatcccgttgtaaggcaaggggatctcggctacatcaaaaacaATCCTTTTCGTCCTATGGTTCAGCTgcctccgaatgtcacgggcagcgtgacctttccctttggctggctcctccccgggttaaccccttggaacgtgcccgtctcctcgaggtctccatcagggatctgcagccttttgaccacaacaggcaagatcaagttcaggccggccccgccgtcaaccaacatctttgtcaccttgaggttgtggatcgttggtgaaaccaacaatggcaagcacccgaccgcagtagtgcggtcagggtggtcctcggtgttgaagatgatgggcgtgctggaccatttcagcggcttccgtgcgtcgaacgacggctccaccaccgtgatctcacgcgcccactgcttgagttggcggtgggacgtatgcagcgaggcgccaccatcgacgcacatggcctctgtggctttctaaaactcgtggtcgccggactcgtcgtcctcgtcatgatcatcatcttcctgcttcttgtcgcggccccggacgGGCCTCTGCTcctgattatccttgccgcggtggcctccttggccgccacgtttcttgccggatccctcggcaccatcttggcctttctccttgtcccgccactcatactcggctttctgcttctcagcgagcagctctacttgccggcagttttggaggtcatggcccttggtgcggtggatcttgcagtactacttgtcggagcctcctggcttgtcggcagctgcCAAGGCCTGGCAAGCGactcacccggcaacctccttgccggggtcgctcgccttggtctccttggtggcgccggtgtcgtcggatccctcgacggcaagcacggccttgcccttgcgcttcccgtTACGGTGTCGGCCCTTCTTCGCTGGGGTGGCGGTGTCgccagtggagtcggtttccgcgctggcatctttgccggggtacttcctcccctcttcagcgcgagtgCATCGATCGGCCAGGACATAAAGcttggccacatccttgaccttgttcatcgccagctcttcgcgcatcttgcggttgcacacattctggtggaatgcactgatcacggcggcaggatgaacatcggggacgttgtactgcacccggctgaacctttggatgtacttgcgcaagttttctccttccttctgggggatgatgtgtagatcactcgcctggccatgagcttggtgacattcggtaaaggcgccaacaaactcatggcacagatccgcccaagaagagatggaatccatcggcaagtgcatcaaccatgacataacattaggcttgagtgccaatgggaagtagttggcaagcaccttattgtCACGGGCCCcatcagcttgcatcgcgatggtgtagatgctgaggaactctgacgggtgagtcttttcgttgtacttctcgccaacgtcgggcttgaatgtgtggtgggagggccactggaactgccgcagctcacgggtgaaagccggacaactgacctcatagggtaggccaccgtagcctcccggcgctgggtggtccgtggcgggccctgcccgcctgtccgactggcgGCGCGCGTCATGTCGGcgctcgatggtagttcgagcatcctcatgaacccgctcccgaaggacttgacgctgatcgcggttggttcgcgggtcggacgacgcgatggagatatcatcacgagcgtcgtcgcGACAGACCGACGCCCAGGGTggccgggatggaggaggggagtgcaccgtggccgcatcgcctccggcaTGGCCTccactggcatgcggtggcccggcagagcgacggcctacgggtcccgccggccgcaactcatcgttgttggcgatgccgacgaggctctggacggtggccctccattcgtcgagcttctccgtggcgggaggaaaatcgaggagcagctgcgcgcgtgctagggcttccgctggcgtgggtggcggcgaaaactgggtggaccgcgatgcgcctcgacttctaaccacgttaaaaGGAGCCGCGTCACGGTCCCGCAGTCGTTCGCCACCTCCGTCAGCACCTCGGCACGCAcgctggccctcctcatcatgtgatgggcgcacgggactcttcccagggcggcgcgcagggtcaccggcagggtgacgctgctcatcacgcacaacctgagaagagcgcgtcgtgggcgccggtgttggtgtcttggaggtcacCGTGCCACCGTATGGCGGGATGgcggcgcccctggagggccccgcgccgcctgcgggggggccgactccgtctctggagcctgcgactggtggctcgtcgcctggcgcgcGAACAACGCCACTCGCCAAGCCTGgaccgccagggtgatgtggatgttcgcgggccacGCCACGGGTTCTCTCCATGACTGGCCCGCTACTAGTCTACACCGGTACTGGCAAtccggtcccggacgaaccgatcgccgtggccgtcttcttcttaggagccatggcaatGAGGAACAGCTAGGTCAACTGGTAGactagattctcacaattgcgcaccccctacctggcgcgccaaagatgccggtgggaaacgacacctatgggatcactggaatccctactacggttgcggggcgcgggatcgtgagaagagcgggactagcagacagcacaaagggggatttacccaggttcgggccgcaaagatgcgtaaaactctatgatcctgctttggtggatgtatttagtgttcttgagctcttgaactagctctgggtgctgccaggTTCCAAAGATCCCaatccttctccagtgcgccatgggcctccttttataggcgaaaggggctgcgacagtggcacacaagaggtggaaagtgctacagcgctgtgagcttatcgttggtattacaggacaaagtgcatttaatgcgaggcttaggtgccccttcactttatcggggatgagagcgaggcccgtcccttccgtcgccgctcctccttgctttgacactcgccctggccagcgatgcatgtggtgccatgtaggcaggcaggcagctgaggtggcgcggtggtggagcctccacaaagggcggcatgttgccacgcaggtgcctgcccagctggttcggtcggcagctgcatgcgaacggcggcggagacttcgctgacgtgggcctggcagtggccctgctggtgcgcttggcgagggccttgccaggtggcccggcaagggtcttgccgcggcacgccgtcatccccggcaaggaccttgccgggggtctcgtgggcttccttggtaagaaccctgccgaggattgttgccttcctatcctcatttgatcttgactattctttgtcttcacaaagatctgcatgccaccacggaggtgcctcccaagccctgtcccaatgcatttgtctagcgttggtgggctcaaaggtggctcactcagctggtgtgggcgagctgccccggcaagaggCTTGTCGGGGCTGCGGAAGCcgcccccggcaagggccttgccggggagacctgcttcgcccatctgcactttgtggccttggcccttgatgttgctttgtttgtcttgtgccttcggcttctctccagctTCCCTTCCCTACCCTGTTATgcgcggccgtggcgggtggctctgactgcccgtgcacaagtaaaggggtcaaaagcagagcccctacttttgtacaccgacagctgGGATATCTGTGATCAACGTCTGACATGTAGGAGCACATAAAATATAGTCCAACGCTACCGAGCCCGTCCTGTCTGTATCACACGCCTCCTCCACGAACCCGTCAAGATTCAGACATCTCCAGACTTCAGCTGCCCTAGAACAAATGAAGAGAGCGTGCATAATGTCTTCGCGTCCACCCACACACATAGGGCAGCTATCAGACGTATCGATATGGCGATTtgccaacaccccataacatggtatgAAACCGTGTAAAACCTTCAAGGCATGGATCTTAATCTTTGCTGGGGCGGGCGATGTCCAGAGCTTCTTCCACACCGGGTAGCGCTGGGACGGCTCCTTTAATCCATCTCTTGTTTGAAAGAAGCGAGCTCTTGCAACATGTGAGACATAACTTTCATTTAGACGTTCTGCTTACACAATATGACAAGCGAATTTCCCTTCAGGGTGCATGCCTGGAACAGAAATGTTCCGTGGAAAGCTTATCTAGTGTCAATGAGTCGATCAACACTTAGCCAAGTATAAAATGATACTTGAGGCACACCAATCAACAGGGTTACACTTTGCTCGTTAGGAGAGTGGCAAAATCGGTTAAAAACATCGTCGTTCGACTCTGTCAAGTATACGCTGGCACGTTAAATGATGGTTGTATACACATGTTTTTCATGATTGCCGACGAAAGACGAATATTAGCCCCCTCCCTCCAACATAAATTTTCCAACCTGCCCCTTTCATATGTTTGTTGGCGCCTTTCGCCAGTCCTGACCCTCCTCACCGTTGAGGCCATGTTATTTTCTGTTTGTTATGCACAAAgaaaatttaaaaataagttagaGGTCTAGGGGGGTGGTTTTTGATAAAGAGTGAACTTTATTAGCTCGATACGGAGCATCAAGAGGATATAAACACAATGAGCATGCCCGGCTTCTGCATAGCTAGGAGGCATACAACCAACGCTAACGCGCACACACACAAGAACACATCAGCAAATAGCAAATTCATACAAGACCAAGCTATGTGTAGGCGATCAAATCCACTGTCGGCAACTACATcaatgaccatatccgcaccaatcatttctttttttgcgaaaaaacgcATCAACCATCTCATGACACCCAAAAAAGGTCCACCAATGTAGAGTCCTAGAATGATGTTTAGAGAGGCAAATTTAGAAGAGATGGTTGAAGTTGCTCTAAGAAAGCGTCGAGGGTATTTTCTTCCCCCAAACACCACTAGACACTCTGCCATTACATCACTAGATATCTTGCAGATACTAGATCATACCTACAGTACATCTTACTGAACAAACATCATACCATATCTAACTCAACCGGTCAAACCAAACGGAAGAGCGATTTGTGGAGTGGCACGCCGACCTCGTCCCCGGATGCCGCGTGCCTGCTCTGCCCGTTGCCCTGCCTGGCGCAATATTCAGTTAGTTAGGCGCCCACATTATTCCAGGATGCAGCTGACCCTTCCGCCCAAACCTGGATCATCCCTGTAGAAACTTCCCAGAGCCAGGTATGTAAAAATATCTAGGCGAACATCTACTGTAAGCATGTGTGTCTATCTATCTATTTATCTATCTTGGCGCTGATGTAACCCGGCGGATTTGGACGAGCGTCATGGACAATAACCAACTGCACCGTGCTTTCCTGCCAACAACCTTGGCCAGCTCCTCTAGCTGCAGCTGCCGGACGGCGTGCGCGGCCGCCCAACTGCACAGTCGCCCCTGCCTGCCACTTGGCCGATGGGCTCACGAAAAGCTGGCCAGACCAGCTGTTTCTGCAATGCAATGGAGCTGATCGGAGGTTCACACACGTACGTACCTCTGCTGCTTGCCACATTTGTCAGCAATTGCCAAGGGTCGCCACGGGATCACGGGGCCCTTTTTCCGCTCGCCGTTGCTTCCAGTTTGAGCAACGCGTGCACGATCCATCCATCGGGTAGATGGGGTGCGGTTGAATTGGGTTTCTGAGTTGTCGGCGGTGGAAACGGATGAGACGCCGTCGTTTTCATGCGCTCGCTCCGGTGGGTCGACCAGCACATCGGTTTCAACTCCAACGGTTGCTGGAAGGCGGGTGCATTTCCAGTGATGGATGGGGCTTGTGGTACGTTCTGCTCATCTGCTCAACGCCGTGATAGCCCAGGTGATCTTGTGGTGCACGTTGTGATCTGATCTGACATGGTGTAAAAATGCGAAAGTAACAGAGGAAAACGAAGCGAGAAATAGAGCAAATTTGGCATCTTCAACGACTTTACTGGTAGTATTTCTTTTTCACCGCTATCAACACTAACTACAGCCGGATCGCTAGCGATCGAATCCGACGAATGTACATCTTCCTGCTGCTGATTCACTAAAGCTTCATCGGCTACTCCTACATTATGCACAAcgagctcgccgccggcgtcgAAAGCCTCGGCGTCAAACTCTGCTTCCAGCAGTAACGACGATTCTTCGTCCCGGAAGCCTTCGTCGTAATCGTACGCCGTCTCTTCAGGCGGCGCCGCGGCCACCGGCACGGCAGCACCAACGACTCCAGCTTCTTCTACTCCTGATTCTGCTTCTACTCTTTCATCATCCCAAATATATACATTGGCCTCCTCAGCCGGCGCGGCCGCCGGCGAATCGGGAGCTTCACTGCAGGACTGCTCGGCCGGCGTCTCAGATTGGCAGCTCAATACATCGATCCAGCCGTCGTCGGACTCCCAGTCCGGCAAGACCGAGCAGAAGGCCGCCAATGCCTTCATCCTCTCGGCCGTGTCATCATCGGGCACGTTCTCATCCTCGTCGGCGTCAGATTCCCACATTGCAGCGTCCAATGTGCTCTTGGGGGAGACCCACTTGCCCTTCAGCTCAGCCGACTCGACGTCGGCGCCACAGCCGGCGAACGCCAAGAACGGGTGCTCCAGCAGCTGCTCCGCGGTCCACCGCTCGCCGGCGCACCGCCTGAGGCACTTGTCAAGGAAGTCCTTGGCCTCCGACGACAGGCGCTCGGGCGCCTCCGGCACGGCGTCCGTGTACCCGATGAGGCGCACCGCCGCGACCACGTCGTCCATGTGGCTCCAGGGGGCGCGGCCGGTGGCCATCTCGATGACGGTGCAGCCCAGGGCCCAGACGTCGGCGGCCGGGCCCTGCTCCTCCCCTCGCACCACCTCAGGCGCCATGAACGCCGGCGTGCCCCCAATCGGCCCCGCCGAGCCCACGCTCCGGGCGCACCCGAAGTCCGCGAGCTTGGCCCAGCCGTCGGCGCCGATGACCACGTTCCGGCCCTTGACGTCGCCGTGGACCATGGACTCCCCGTGGAGGTACGCGAGGCCCCTGGCCACGTCGGCCGCGTAGGCGCGGACGGCGCCTTCCTCGAGGCAGCCGCCGTTGCGCTCGACCTCGTCGGCGAGCGAGCCGCCGGGCGCGAACTCGAGGAAGAGCTGGTACTCCCCGCCGGCCGCGGCGCGGGAGCCGAGGCAGGGGAGCACGTAGGGCGAGCAGAGGGAGGCCAGGATGCCGCCCTCCCGCCGCAGCAGCGCCTGCGCGTCGGCGGCTCCGGCCGACTTGACCGCGAGcagctcgtcgccgtcgccggccgcgAAGAGCGACACGACGGCGCCGGACGCGCCCCGGCCGAGCGTGCGGACGCGCGTCAGCCGCCGCCGGCCGCTGGTGCCCGGCGCGTCCTCCGCCATCGTCCGCAGCCCTTCCTCCCTCATCCCCCGCCGCGTTTTCTTGGAGGATTGGGCCGGTCTCGCTCGGAAGCCGACGATGAATGTCGAAgtctgtgcgcgcgcgcgcgctgaTCGATGCCTGGATACGAATGTGTTGCTGTTGCGGGATGGGGGATGGAGGATTCGTATTTATGGCGCGCGGGGGAGTGCCAATGCCAAGTTCGGCGCGAGATCTTGCGTGCGGGGCTGGTTGCCGATGGCGGGAAAAGCACGTGAGGATTTCGCCATGGCGCGCGGGGCCGGGGTTTTCCTCGTGCCGGGAGGGGTGGCCCTGACCTGTGGGCCTCTCGTGGTGGGTCCCGCTCTCTGGGAATGTGCTGACCGGTGGAGGACTTCGGCCACGTGGAACGGCCGGCGACGCGAGTGGAAAACGGGGTCAACGAGTCAAACGGGAAGGGAGGGACccttttctcctttttcttttttctttttcttttccgttttctttttctgaGAGAATATAGGAAGGAAAGGGACTATTTGCTTGTGTGGATTTGCGAAGGGAGCTCTGTGAATTCTTGGGTGAGCCTAAAAGGGCAGGAGTGGCTAAAATAAGCACATTATGAAATATAAGCAATATGGGGTGCCTATTTTTTggacttccctctctctctctctcctcctcgcGCGACACGCATGTGCAATGACCCCGGACGTATGACAAAACTCCGACTTCCCtttgacttttttttccttttcggtGTGCGGCTCTCTTCCTCCCGTTTTCATCCATGCCCCGACATAACTCTTTTCATTTTTGTAGAGACGACTCGCATTGCTTTCACCACACTCTATTGCTTTCCTATTGAGAGACATCGTTCCTCGCTGGTCGGGATGAGTTGGAAAGTTTGAACTTTCAAGATAAAAAGTTGAAATCCTCGAGGGTCGTCTTTTGAAGTTTTGAAAGTGGAGCTATTTAAAATGAAAACTCATATATACAAGCTTGGAGGAGGGAAGAGGCATCCATGGTTTATTGCAAAAAATATGAATATCAAATGTTTTTTATTAGAAAAATCTCAAATGTGTGGTTGAGCAATATTTGGTTCAAAACATACAGAAGTCCAGTACCAGGCTTCAAGGGGCAGAAGCCTACCCTCGAACAAATCAAATTTGCTACTACTACCAATCTTGCTCCAACCCGTTAGCTCACATCCCATGTCCTATGCCAGTTGCAACCCATGACTATGGATGGCAATGGGTGGGGTATGATGCGGGTACAATAATTCATACACATACCCATGTTTCTCATGAGCGTAAAATCATACTCATCGGATAAATATCCATGACATGATCATACCCTATGGGTATTTGTACCCGATGAGTACCCACGAGGCTGCTCAACACAACGTCGATGAGTAGTGGCGTAATTGTTAATCCATTGTGTGGTGAAGACTCCAGACACCGAGAGGTTTCTATGGTCGGGGAATTGGTTGTTTGGAGGAGCATGGGGGTGAGAAATGGAGCTGATTACATAGAAAGACTAGGTAGCATAGTGTTTATTACACATGTGACCCATCGGTAAGAAAAACGGGTAGGGTCTGTGCGTACCCATGGAGACAAAATCATACCCGTGTCCTACATACGACTAGTTGGGTAAGGTTTGCACACTGCCCATGGGCACGAAAAtgtgcccataccctacccatcagTGGCGGAGCTATGTGCAAGTCTGGGGggctgtgcccccccccccccaactttGGACCTAACTATGAAGAATTTTTTGAGGAAGGGCTTAGATGAGGATTTTTTTTAGCAGTTTACACCCTCAAACACCCATGATTTAGCATTGGCCCCCCCAGCCATTCCTAGCTAGCTCCGCCAGTGCTACCCATGCAGGTCGGGTGCGCATGGGCATCCAtgcccatgggtaaaattgccatccttacccACGACCTTTTTCGTCCAACATGCATAACTGCCAGCAGCGAGCAGCGGACACGAGGCTCAAAGCCTCTAAGAGCATCTAGAGATGCGGAAATGTCGCCTCCTTACTAAAAAGGAATAGAATCAAGTTATTTTTACCAAAGAAGTCCCGCTCTGACGGCCCGACGAGTCATCTACTAAAAAGGACCCTCCCCGCTGTGCGCCCCTCCTTGAACAGAGCACAGACAATAGGGCCAACTATTGATCTTACTTTCCTTCAATAAATAGTTTGGATTGGATAAACAATCATACTTTCATTCCAAtcataaaaaaaaggaaaagatcaAGGGAGAAAACCCTTCCAGCAAAACTAGTAACCGAGAATGGGTGCAGCCCACCCCATCTAAAGTAGCCTGGAATTCGTTCCTCTACAATCCAGAGCAGTACAAACATGTATCGCGATCTGGACGGACAAAGAATGTCGGAGCACGGTAATCCCGACGAGTAGGATCCAGAGAAACTCATGCAGAAGTACTGCCTCCTTGATTGGATCGCACATGTCAAATGGCTTTTCAAAGACCTAAAAAGACGAAGCCCCTCTCCTCCCTCTGTAACTAGAGAGGTAGGCAAACCTGAGTTTAGAGCCAC encodes:
- the LOC119350760 gene encoding mitogen-activated protein kinase kinase kinase 17-like, which encodes MREEGLRTMAEDAPGTSGRRRLTRVRTLGRGASGAVVSLFAAGDGDELLAVKSAGAADAQALLRREGGILASLCSPYVLPCLGSRAAAGGEYQLFLEFAPGGSLADEVERNGGCLEEGAVRAYAADVARGLAYLHGESMVHGDVKGRNVVIGADGWAKLADFGCARSVGSAGPIGGTPAFMAPEVVRGEEQGPAADVWALGCTVIEMATGRAPWSHMDDVVAAVRLIGYTDAVPEAPERLSSEAKDFLDKCLRRCAGERWTAEQLLEHPFLAFAGCGADVESAELKGKWVSPKSTLDAAMWESDADEDENVPDDDTAERMKALAAFCSVLPDWESDDGWIDVLSCQSETPAEQSCSEAPDSPAAAPAEEANVYIWDDERVEAESGVEEAGVVGAAVPVAAAPPEETAYDYDEGFRDEESSLLLEAEFDAEAFDAGGELVVHNVGVADEALVNQQQEDVHSSDSIASDPAVVSVDSGEKEILPVKSLKMPNLLYFSLRFPLLLSHFYTMSDQITTCTTRSPGLSRR